A single genomic interval of Brevibacillus brevis harbors:
- a CDS encoding YcdB/YcdC domain-containing protein produces the protein MITYPTEAVRETMERRFAMFPGMLELSQQRIKTRDNWRTWEIRVGHNHTELEIDKETGYVTDFDLDKKDREWLPSGEPIDAESATERAIGVAEKLYGDHLNEMVRDHVAKLRECSERKQWELYYRYFFHGIPHSDVFLRIALDESGNLVDIQYCGFHDFDRKHKPPKPEVITKKEAKQAYVALLEKNMMLIYDEQEEGKLKYIPDEAALDYVVIHAKTGQIAKTVIGGRRLVEKHSEVIPIIAQGEPLVFANLQEIEVWVKEHFQIDLTHPGMKRETLVTPNEDGETFNPMSGYFRFVAEAREPGWPSTIHYFWPLPEDEEAETVYDPDVVWVTLNRTTNELLAFTVNQKIEYIAPRLSEHDALQIAKRFLEKYIERGITELHYYELCFLRGTGNTYYFYERRQGIVLTNRVYTVKVNPWTGQVTGFYKHDARKNKEIPDPASVVSTRRVAESFLRLFDMELEYVQVENRDSNRREKAPVPFPVYRLKYTCTKRYKYFDAMTSLPGR, from the coding sequence ATGATTACATATCCGACAGAAGCAGTTCGGGAGACGATGGAGAGACGTTTTGCGATGTTTCCCGGTATGCTTGAATTGTCTCAGCAGCGAATCAAAACGCGCGATAACTGGAGAACTTGGGAGATCAGAGTAGGTCATAACCATACAGAACTGGAGATAGACAAAGAAACTGGTTATGTGACGGATTTCGACTTGGATAAAAAAGATCGAGAATGGTTACCTTCTGGCGAACCAATCGATGCCGAGTCAGCGACGGAGCGGGCCATAGGAGTAGCGGAAAAATTATACGGAGATCATCTGAACGAAATGGTAAGAGACCATGTAGCAAAATTGAGAGAGTGTAGCGAGAGAAAGCAATGGGAACTATATTATCGTTATTTTTTTCATGGAATTCCGCATTCAGATGTGTTTTTGAGAATAGCTTTAGACGAGTCAGGAAATTTGGTAGACATACAGTACTGCGGATTTCACGATTTTGATCGCAAACATAAGCCTCCCAAGCCAGAAGTGATAACAAAGAAGGAGGCGAAACAAGCGTACGTTGCTTTATTGGAGAAAAACATGATGCTCATATACGATGAACAGGAAGAAGGGAAGCTCAAGTATATCCCTGATGAGGCAGCGCTGGACTATGTTGTCATTCATGCAAAGACAGGACAAATAGCAAAGACGGTCATAGGGGGAAGACGGCTTGTAGAAAAACACTCAGAGGTCATCCCAATCATAGCCCAAGGGGAACCTCTTGTTTTCGCAAACTTGCAGGAGATTGAGGTGTGGGTAAAGGAACATTTTCAAATAGATTTGACTCATCCAGGGATGAAAAGAGAAACACTTGTGACTCCGAATGAGGATGGGGAAACTTTCAATCCAATGAGCGGATATTTCAGATTCGTTGCCGAAGCGCGGGAACCTGGTTGGCCTTCTACTATCCATTATTTCTGGCCATTACCAGAAGATGAGGAGGCTGAAACTGTTTACGATCCTGATGTTGTATGGGTTACACTCAATCGAACGACTAACGAGCTGCTTGCCTTTACGGTTAACCAAAAAATAGAATATATAGCGCCACGGCTTTCGGAGCACGATGCGTTGCAAATTGCAAAGAGGTTTTTGGAGAAATACATCGAGCGGGGAATTACCGAGCTTCACTATTACGAACTGTGTTTTTTACGTGGTACCGGAAATACCTATTACTTCTATGAGCGCCGACAAGGAATCGTACTCACAAATAGAGTCTACACAGTAAAAGTCAATCCTTGGACAGGCCAGGTAACGGGTTTTTACAAGCACGATGCCCGCAAAAACAAGGAGATTCCCGATCCCGCCTCTGTTGTTTCTACTCGGAGGGTAGCGGAGAGCTTCTTACGCCTGTTTGACATGGAACTGGAATATGTACAAGTGGAGAACAGAGATTCAAATAGAAGAGAAAAAGCTCCTGTTCCGTTCCCGGTTTATCGGCTCAAATATACATGTACAAAGCGTTATAAATATTTCGACGCAATGACAAGCCTGCCAGGCAGATGA
- a CDS encoding PepSY domain-containing protein encodes MNKKWKIGLLASFLLVTTAFGMQRIFASMDLQSLSAEEVKQIVTARYPGKIESISMTDVGKNSIYNLQLLNERGTYSVMVNAHTGEIIDLKELSLVAATAQPKANETATNPTQPGSNPTASTTPQPNNGGKDASGNATKPAGTGMVGTVAPGKQQPATTQTPTQQQPKPNQSSNPPAQPQTKITEQQAKQIATERTSGGKIDDVDLIETKSGAVYRVITIKDSKTVDVRIHAITGKVLSTTTIDNSSTDDDDDDDLIPADKNGSAPADSSSSDDSSNIDTDDDDLDDGDDD; translated from the coding sequence ATGAATAAAAAATGGAAAATAGGGCTGCTGGCGAGTTTTCTGCTGGTCACTACGGCATTTGGCATGCAACGGATCTTCGCGAGCATGGATTTGCAGTCATTGTCTGCGGAGGAAGTCAAACAGATCGTGACGGCCCGCTACCCGGGGAAGATTGAATCGATTTCCATGACGGATGTAGGAAAAAACAGCATTTACAATCTCCAACTCCTCAATGAGCGCGGAACGTATAGTGTGATGGTGAATGCACATACGGGCGAAATTATTGATTTGAAGGAGCTCTCCTTGGTCGCAGCCACTGCGCAGCCGAAGGCAAATGAAACGGCGACGAATCCAACGCAGCCGGGTTCGAATCCGACAGCCAGTACAACGCCGCAACCGAATAACGGCGGGAAGGATGCTTCGGGCAACGCGACCAAGCCAGCAGGTACGGGGATGGTGGGGACTGTTGCGCCAGGAAAACAACAGCCAGCTACAACCCAAACCCCAACACAGCAGCAGCCTAAGCCGAATCAAAGCTCGAATCCGCCAGCGCAGCCACAGACCAAAATTACCGAACAGCAAGCGAAACAGATTGCGACGGAAAGAACAAGCGGCGGCAAGATCGATGATGTTGATTTAATCGAGACAAAGAGTGGAGCAGTCTATCGGGTGATCACAATAAAAGACTCCAAAACGGTAGATGTACGCATACATGCCATTACTGGAAAAGTACTTTCGACGACCACCATCGACAACAGCTCTACCGATGATGATGACGATGATGATCTGATACCGGCTGATAAAAATGGCAGTGCTCCGGCGGATTCATCTTCAAGTGATGACTCGAGCAACATCGACACCGACGATGATGACCTGGATGATGGTGATGATGATTAA
- a CDS encoding HAMP domain-containing sensor histidine kinase has product MKIKNKIHLFSTVALLLLLLMVNSFIYFMFYKVTTDGELDRLQREVLHIQSGLNQIGVESFDPATLLQPYLPSNGMIRIIDQQSRAIVTQEVDSTQPIPAPKPIFDRKASDGVFDVNGAKYAYVKVPIIWTNGKIVTLEVMESIAGLQENLSLLQNVLLFASLFVLIPAFFAGRMLSNLILRPVNSMIQTMEDIQARSIFKKIPLEHTSKDELHALGSTFNKMMDLLQQNFEKQQQFVSDASHELKTPLTVVESYAKLLKRWGTKKPEVLTESVEAIYSEAVRMKDMTNQMLLLANNSAEWNLDVKEIDLIPMCQTTIAQLTNAYGRSFQLGANHESVLVIADEQKLKQVLVVLLDNAMKYSSNEIEVGVGLQGDRPYFSVKDYGMGIPKEDLQHVFDRFFRVDKARSRETGGVGLGLSIAKQIVDAHQGDIALDSEEGKWTLVTVFLPGQAKK; this is encoded by the coding sequence ATGAAAATCAAAAATAAAATTCATTTGTTCTCCACGGTCGCACTCTTGCTTTTGTTGCTCATGGTCAACAGCTTCATTTACTTCATGTTCTACAAAGTGACAACAGACGGAGAGCTGGATCGTCTGCAACGAGAAGTCCTGCACATCCAGAGTGGACTCAATCAGATCGGTGTAGAAAGTTTCGACCCGGCCACGCTCTTGCAGCCGTATTTGCCGTCGAACGGGATGATCCGGATTATCGATCAGCAATCGCGGGCCATCGTCACGCAGGAAGTAGACAGCACGCAGCCAATCCCGGCACCGAAGCCCATCTTTGATCGAAAAGCGAGTGACGGTGTCTTCGATGTTAACGGAGCGAAATACGCCTACGTCAAGGTCCCGATCATTTGGACGAATGGAAAAATTGTCACGTTAGAAGTCATGGAAAGCATTGCGGGCTTGCAAGAAAATTTGAGCCTGCTGCAAAACGTTCTGTTGTTTGCTTCGCTGTTCGTGCTAATTCCTGCTTTTTTTGCAGGGCGCATGTTGAGCAATCTGATTTTGCGACCAGTCAACTCGATGATTCAAACGATGGAAGACATTCAAGCGCGCAGTATTTTTAAGAAAATACCGCTTGAGCACACATCCAAAGATGAATTGCATGCGTTAGGAAGTACCTTTAACAAGATGATGGATTTATTGCAGCAAAACTTCGAGAAGCAGCAGCAGTTCGTCTCAGATGCTTCCCATGAATTGAAAACGCCGCTGACCGTAGTAGAAAGCTATGCGAAGCTATTGAAGCGCTGGGGGACGAAAAAGCCGGAGGTTCTGACAGAGTCGGTGGAAGCAATCTATTCAGAAGCCGTGCGTATGAAGGATATGACCAATCAAATGCTCCTTCTCGCAAACAACAGCGCCGAATGGAATCTGGATGTCAAAGAAATCGACTTGATTCCGATGTGCCAAACGACCATTGCTCAATTGACCAATGCGTATGGCAGATCCTTTCAACTGGGCGCAAACCACGAATCGGTTCTCGTCATAGCCGATGAACAAAAACTAAAACAAGTGCTCGTCGTTTTACTCGACAATGCGATGAAATACAGCTCCAATGAAATCGAGGTTGGGGTGGGGCTTCAAGGGGACCGTCCTTATTTCTCGGTAAAGGATTACGGAATGGGGATTCCCAAGGAAGATTTGCAGCATGTTTTTGATCGCTTCTTCCGTGTAGACAAAGCCCGCAGCCGCGAAACAGGGGGCGTAGGACTCGGTCTTTCCATTGCCAAACAGATCGTTGATGCCCATCAAGGCGATATTGCACTGGATAGCGAAGAAGGGAAATGGACGCTCGTGACCGTTTTTCTGCCGGGGCAGGCTAAGAAATAG
- a CDS encoding response regulator transcription factor, whose translation MSERILIVEDEEKIARVIQLELEYEGYESEIAKTGLEALEQYNQGGWNLILLDVLLPGLSGIEVLRRIRVKDSATPVILLTARNAVVDKVNGLDQGANDYITKPFEIEELLARIRSCLRLSQMTKKVEASSKVEVSDLSLDEKSREVTRGSSQIELTPREFDLLLYLMQNKNQVLNREQILTHVWGFDYFGDTNVVDVYIRYLRKKVDQGYETPLLHTVRGVGYMLKG comes from the coding sequence ATGTCGGAGCGAATATTAATTGTGGAAGATGAAGAGAAGATTGCTCGTGTGATTCAATTAGAGCTGGAATACGAAGGATACGAAAGCGAGATCGCCAAAACAGGGCTCGAGGCGCTGGAACAATACAATCAAGGCGGATGGAACTTGATTTTGCTCGATGTACTGCTGCCAGGCTTGTCAGGTATAGAAGTGCTTCGTCGGATTCGGGTAAAGGACTCCGCGACGCCAGTCATTTTGTTGACGGCCAGAAATGCTGTCGTAGACAAAGTAAATGGACTCGATCAAGGCGCGAACGACTACATCACGAAACCTTTTGAAATCGAAGAGCTGCTGGCGCGCATCCGTTCCTGCCTCCGCTTGTCCCAAATGACAAAGAAAGTGGAAGCCAGCTCCAAAGTAGAGGTATCGGATTTAAGTCTGGATGAAAAATCGCGGGAAGTGACGAGAGGCTCCAGTCAGATCGAGCTGACACCGCGTGAATTCGATTTATTGCTTTATCTGATGCAGAATAAAAACCAAGTTCTGAATCGTGAACAGATTCTTACACATGTATGGGGATTTGATTATTTCGGAGACACAAATGTCGTTGACGTGTATATCCGTTACTTGCGTAAAAAGGTGGACCAAGGGTATGAAACCCCGCTTTTGCATACAGTTCGAGGCGTTGGTTATATGCTGAAGGGGTAG
- a CDS encoding SLC13 family permease: MFVELLLMLPSSLTFEAKWSLFCFCVAVILWTTTSLNSAYVAIGSVLLLVVTGTADQEILFDSLASDVIWLMIGSFILGGALQVTGLAGKLTDLVVSKAKNVKSLFWLLTVVVQFLGFFIPSTSGRAAVLLPVFHSLTSEIGNKQITKAMAILIPTIILVTTSSTMIGAGSHFIALDMLKEFNGEGISFAEWLLWGLPFGVVASIVTCRIVLALFLTKEEMQRPLASKKLSLTLSRNEKYTFAVIGAMVIFWLTERFHGIEIATTTVVGAFLLTLPNVGVMKWKDGVQSVSWNLILFVGAAIALGKSLLESGAAEWIMKKLFTITEQLEGESSLLIIVVITLLTLTSHLYITSHTTRAVILVPPLLYFASSLDLNEVTVLFVGIVGMNYCLTFPVSSKALLMFQESGMETFLPKDLLRLSLYAGVAHAILMVVFYYAYWQWVGLSI, encoded by the coding sequence ATGTTCGTGGAATTACTGCTTATGCTGCCGTCATCCCTGACATTTGAAGCCAAATGGAGCTTGTTCTGCTTCTGTGTCGCCGTGATTCTGTGGACGACCACCTCGCTGAACTCCGCCTATGTAGCGATTGGCTCCGTATTACTCCTCGTCGTGACAGGTACGGCTGACCAGGAAATTTTGTTCGACTCGCTTGCCTCCGATGTTATTTGGTTAATGATTGGCTCATTCATTCTCGGTGGCGCTCTTCAAGTGACAGGCTTGGCAGGCAAACTCACAGATCTGGTCGTAAGCAAGGCAAAGAATGTCAAAAGCTTGTTTTGGCTCTTGACGGTCGTCGTTCAATTTCTCGGATTCTTTATCCCGTCTACTTCTGGGCGTGCAGCGGTGCTTCTGCCTGTTTTCCACTCGCTGACCTCAGAAATCGGGAACAAGCAAATTACGAAAGCCATGGCGATCCTGATTCCGACGATTATTTTAGTAACGACGAGCTCTACTATGATCGGAGCGGGTTCCCATTTTATCGCCCTCGATATGCTGAAGGAGTTCAATGGGGAAGGGATTAGCTTCGCAGAGTGGCTGTTGTGGGGACTGCCGTTCGGAGTAGTAGCCAGTATCGTTACATGCCGGATTGTGCTGGCTCTGTTTCTCACCAAAGAAGAGATGCAGCGCCCACTCGCGAGCAAAAAGCTTTCTCTCACCTTGTCCCGCAACGAAAAATATACGTTTGCTGTGATCGGGGCGATGGTCATTTTCTGGCTGACAGAGCGTTTTCACGGAATCGAGATTGCTACCACGACAGTCGTCGGTGCCTTTCTTTTGACACTCCCCAATGTGGGCGTCATGAAGTGGAAGGATGGCGTTCAGTCTGTCTCATGGAACCTGATTTTGTTTGTAGGGGCAGCCATTGCACTCGGAAAGTCGTTGTTGGAGAGCGGCGCGGCAGAGTGGATCATGAAGAAGCTGTTCACGATTACCGAGCAGTTGGAAGGGGAATCGTCGCTGTTGATCATTGTGGTCATTACTTTGCTGACACTGACCTCCCATCTGTACATTACATCGCATACAACGAGAGCCGTCATTCTGGTTCCGCCGCTTCTCTACTTTGCGAGTAGCCTCGATTTAAATGAAGTGACCGTGTTGTTCGTAGGAATCGTCGGCATGAACTACTGCCTGACCTTCCCTGTCAGCTCCAAAGCATTGCTCATGTTCCAGGAAAGCGGCATGGAGACCTTTTTGCCTAAGGATTTGCTGCGGTTGAGCTTGTATGCTGGTGTGGCCCACGCGATCCTGATGGTTGTCTTTTATTACGCGTACTGGCAGTGGGTGGGTTTATCAATATAA
- a CDS encoding glycerate kinase, with translation MRILVVPSGFKESLDAEQAAECMKEGILRVLPLSQVQTLPMVDGGEGFTKAIVKISNGSIIEMEVTGPVGEKVPSHFGIFGSKTTGQTAVIEMAAAAGLRLVPRSLRDPRKTTTHGVGELIKAALDMGADRILLGCGDSGTSDGGAGMAQALGAKFLDASGREIRIEGGISLANVTKIDVSGMDKRLKQVQIDVACNWFNKLCGENGVARVFGPQKGATPEQVVELEEALEQFAAIIERDFGIDVREMPGSGASGGLGAGLHALTGANLYPRYDIIMKYIDLDRMLQETDLVFTAEGSIDFQTPRGKIPVEVAKRAKKHALPVVALVGTVGKGARLNYEHGIDAYTSILPMPSTLEEAFMHAQKWLTDCSESSMRTIMVGLQLANRLMEKEQVS, from the coding sequence ATGCGTATACTCGTTGTGCCTTCGGGCTTTAAGGAAAGTTTAGATGCCGAGCAAGCAGCAGAGTGCATGAAAGAAGGAATCCTGCGCGTACTCCCGCTCTCCCAAGTGCAGACACTGCCAATGGTAGACGGGGGAGAAGGCTTTACAAAAGCGATTGTGAAAATTTCGAATGGTTCGATTATCGAGATGGAAGTAACGGGCCCCGTAGGAGAAAAGGTTCCTTCCCATTTTGGGATATTCGGATCAAAGACGACAGGTCAAACGGCTGTGATCGAGATGGCGGCAGCAGCGGGACTACGACTGGTTCCAAGAAGCTTGCGTGACCCGCGCAAAACGACGACACATGGCGTCGGTGAATTGATCAAAGCGGCGCTGGACATGGGGGCAGATCGTATTTTGCTAGGCTGCGGCGATTCCGGTACTTCCGATGGTGGGGCAGGCATGGCGCAAGCACTTGGCGCTAAATTTTTGGATGCAAGCGGTCGAGAAATCCGTATTGAAGGCGGAATCTCGTTGGCAAACGTAACGAAAATCGATGTTTCCGGCATGGACAAAAGACTTAAGCAGGTGCAAATCGATGTGGCTTGCAACTGGTTTAACAAGCTGTGTGGGGAAAACGGAGTCGCTCGCGTGTTTGGCCCGCAAAAAGGAGCAACGCCTGAGCAGGTCGTTGAGCTGGAGGAAGCACTCGAACAATTCGCGGCTATCATCGAGCGGGATTTCGGTATCGATGTCAGAGAAATGCCGGGCAGTGGTGCATCAGGTGGCTTGGGTGCTGGTTTGCATGCGCTGACGGGTGCGAATCTGTATCCACGCTACGACATCATCATGAAGTACATTGATTTGGATCGGATGCTTCAAGAGACAGACCTTGTATTTACGGCGGAAGGCAGTATTGATTTTCAAACACCGCGAGGAAAAATTCCAGTGGAAGTGGCAAAGAGAGCGAAGAAGCATGCTCTGCCAGTAGTGGCGTTGGTGGGGACTGTTGGGAAAGGTGCCCGACTCAATTATGAGCACGGAATTGATGCGTACACGAGTATTTTGCCGATGCCGTCTACGTTGGAAGAAGCGTTCATGCATGCGCAGAAATGGCTGACCGATTGCTCGGAAAGCTCCATGAGAACCATCATGGTCGGCCTACAACTCGCAAATCGTTTAATGGAGAAGGAGCAAGTATCGTGA
- a CDS encoding ABC transporter permease has protein sequence MADKKFSLFDFVYKYGTVAVIVIVMLLFSLTNPYFFTYDNLTDILRSISIVTFVAIGVTFSLIVGGFDLSVGSTVSLTTVVSASMMVWYEQGVFMTLVVPIVLSLLVGLVNAFLVVKIRIPDLLATLAMLYIVNGIHMTYSQGYSIYANMPMQDGSQAPGKFQEWFLWLGQGEILSVPVPVILTFLLVAITHVYLTYTRQGRMLYMTGGNLEAARLSGIPVNRYRTLAYVLSALFAGLGGMLLAARIGTGQVSSGGSMLMDAVAAAFVGFSVFGAGKPNVFGTFVGAILIGVLLNGMTMLNLPYYAYDIIKGTVLALALAVTYYQLRRKRNA, from the coding sequence GTGGCAGATAAAAAGTTTAGCTTATTTGATTTTGTTTATAAATACGGAACGGTTGCAGTTATTGTCATTGTCATGTTGTTATTCAGTTTGACCAACCCGTATTTCTTCACGTACGACAACTTGACGGACATTCTTCGCTCCATCTCGATTGTGACATTTGTCGCGATTGGCGTTACGTTCTCGCTGATTGTTGGAGGCTTTGACTTGTCTGTAGGATCGACGGTTTCATTGACCACGGTCGTTTCTGCTTCGATGATGGTTTGGTACGAACAAGGAGTCTTCATGACACTGGTTGTTCCGATTGTACTCAGCTTGCTCGTCGGGCTGGTCAACGCTTTCCTGGTCGTGAAAATTCGCATTCCTGATTTGCTGGCTACTCTGGCGATGCTCTACATCGTCAATGGCATTCATATGACGTATTCCCAAGGCTACTCGATCTACGCAAACATGCCGATGCAGGACGGCTCACAGGCTCCGGGAAAATTTCAGGAATGGTTCCTGTGGCTGGGCCAAGGAGAAATTCTCTCCGTACCGGTTCCGGTTATCCTGACCTTTTTACTTGTCGCGATCACGCATGTGTACCTGACCTATACGAGACAGGGACGGATGCTGTACATGACAGGCGGTAATTTGGAAGCAGCCCGTCTGTCGGGGATTCCTGTAAATCGTTATCGTACCCTGGCTTATGTGCTCTCCGCTCTTTTTGCAGGCTTGGGCGGGATGCTCTTGGCAGCGCGGATTGGCACCGGACAGGTGAGTAGTGGCGGCTCCATGCTGATGGATGCAGTAGCGGCTGCTTTCGTAGGCTTCTCCGTTTTCGGCGCAGGAAAGCCAAATGTATTCGGTACATTTGTGGGAGCGATCCTAATCGGGGTGCTGCTCAACGGGATGACGATGCTCAATCTGCCGTACTACGCTTACGATATTATCAAGGGGACGGTACTGGCGCTCGCATTGGCTGTGACCTATTATCAACTGCGCAGAAAACGAAACGCTTAG
- a CDS encoding sugar ABC transporter ATP-binding protein, producing the protein MSTLQMKGMAKQFSGVPALRSVDFEVRAGEVHALLGANGAGKSTLMKILTGAYQADGGTITIDGQVVTINSPQDAKAQGIQCVYQEVDTALIPYLSVAENILLDQLVQAKTKGLINWQSLYNESEQILKNFGFSIPVRMLVEECTLSEKQLILIARATVQKAKYVIFDEPTAPLSTKESERLFQIIAQLKKAGVGIIYISHRLPEIFEICDRITIMRDGQHVVTTDTAKTNMDEVIANMLGKSFDEEFPKLAVPIGETIFEVSGVAGGKVHGVDLQVREGEIVGVVGLVGAGKTELARLLFGADEAKAGAVRLHGTRVQLRSPKDAVDAGIVLVPEERRKEGIFVEESVQNNLSVASLKKKSWLGFIKRGTEAANARELVQRLGVKTADIKQLVGFLSGGNQQKVAIGKWLDTNAYLFMFDEPTKGVDIGAKSDIYRLIGKLAEQKKGVLYFSCEFQEVIGIADRILVMFEGRIVKELSREEATQELIMYYASGGE; encoded by the coding sequence ATGTCCACATTGCAGATGAAAGGGATGGCGAAGCAGTTTTCCGGGGTTCCTGCTCTGCGATCCGTCGATTTCGAGGTGCGCGCAGGAGAGGTTCACGCTCTCCTCGGTGCCAATGGCGCGGGAAAGAGTACCCTGATGAAAATCCTCACGGGAGCGTATCAGGCAGATGGCGGTACGATCACCATCGATGGACAGGTCGTGACGATCAATTCGCCGCAGGACGCCAAAGCACAGGGCATTCAATGTGTATATCAGGAAGTGGACACCGCCTTGATCCCGTATTTAAGCGTCGCTGAGAATATTTTACTCGATCAACTCGTCCAGGCGAAAACCAAGGGACTGATCAACTGGCAGAGCTTGTACAACGAATCAGAGCAGATTTTAAAAAACTTCGGCTTCTCTATTCCAGTGAGGATGCTCGTTGAAGAATGTACGCTATCAGAAAAGCAATTGATTTTGATTGCACGGGCGACCGTTCAAAAGGCGAAGTACGTCATTTTCGATGAACCGACAGCGCCGTTGAGCACGAAGGAGAGCGAGCGGCTGTTTCAAATCATTGCGCAGTTGAAAAAAGCTGGGGTCGGAATCATTTATATCTCCCACCGCCTGCCGGAAATCTTTGAAATCTGTGATCGGATCACCATCATGCGCGATGGACAGCATGTCGTGACCACAGACACGGCGAAGACCAATATGGACGAAGTGATCGCGAACATGCTGGGTAAAAGCTTTGACGAGGAGTTCCCAAAGCTTGCAGTGCCGATTGGCGAAACGATTTTTGAGGTATCAGGAGTGGCTGGCGGCAAAGTACACGGAGTCGACTTGCAGGTTCGCGAGGGAGAGATCGTGGGTGTCGTCGGTCTGGTTGGGGCAGGAAAGACTGAGCTCGCCCGATTGCTCTTCGGTGCAGATGAGGCAAAGGCTGGAGCCGTTCGACTGCATGGAACACGTGTCCAACTGCGCTCGCCAAAGGACGCCGTCGATGCAGGAATCGTGCTCGTCCCGGAGGAAAGGCGCAAAGAAGGCATTTTCGTAGAGGAGTCCGTGCAGAACAACCTGTCTGTCGCCTCATTGAAAAAGAAGTCCTGGCTTGGTTTTATCAAAAGAGGGACAGAAGCGGCTAACGCAAGAGAGCTCGTGCAGCGTCTTGGTGTAAAAACAGCCGATATCAAGCAGTTGGTCGGTTTTCTCAGCGGCGGAAACCAGCAAAAAGTCGCTATCGGCAAATGGCTGGACACAAACGCTTACCTCTTTATGTTTGACGAGCCGACAAAAGGGGTGGATATCGGCGCGAAAAGCGATATTTACCGCCTGATCGGAAAGCTCGCCGAGCAGAAAAAGGGTGTCCTGTATTTCTCCTGTGAGTTTCAGGAAGTTATCGGGATCGCTGACCGGATTCTCGTCATGTTCGAGGGCAGGATCGTGAAGGAATTGAGTCGCGAGGAAGCAACACAAGAGCTGATTATGTACTACGCAAGCGGAGGTGAGTAA
- a CDS encoding sugar ABC transporter substrate-binding protein: protein MKKKLGLLTSLVVAASVLVTACGGGTSTGTGSTNQQGGENAKRIALIMRQNVGTFSAQYINGVKTEVEKNGGELTVFNADTDLAKMASNLDAAVNQKFDGILIDHGTAEALQQGTQKAVDRKIPVVLFDTDINIPGVPVVAQDDNKLAELSLEKLAADTNGKGNIVKIWVAGFAPMEKRQVTYEAFQKKYPDIKEIAAFGSATNNTALDTQTQMEAILKKYPNKGDITAVWAAWDEFAKGATRAIQQAGRTEIKVYSIDLSDEDLQMIQAENSPWTATAAVDPSNIGRIHAQTVFQKIKGEQVPDNVKLNPVLVKQADLPKDKKVTMGDLSQYVKEWGK from the coding sequence ATGAAAAAGAAACTGGGATTACTGACTTCACTTGTTGTGGCTGCGTCTGTTCTCGTGACGGCATGCGGCGGAGGAACAAGCACCGGAACCGGCAGCACGAACCAGCAGGGCGGAGAGAACGCAAAGAGAATCGCATTGATCATGCGCCAAAACGTAGGGACGTTCTCCGCTCAATACATTAATGGCGTGAAGACAGAGGTGGAGAAAAATGGCGGCGAGTTGACTGTATTCAACGCAGATACCGATCTGGCAAAAATGGCGTCCAACCTCGATGCGGCTGTGAATCAAAAGTTTGATGGCATTCTGATCGACCATGGTACGGCAGAAGCGTTGCAGCAGGGCACGCAAAAAGCCGTGGATAGAAAAATCCCGGTCGTTCTGTTTGATACAGACATCAACATTCCAGGCGTGCCAGTAGTGGCGCAGGATGACAACAAATTGGCAGAGCTGAGCCTGGAGAAGCTGGCGGCAGATACAAACGGCAAAGGCAACATCGTAAAAATTTGGGTAGCTGGCTTTGCGCCGATGGAAAAACGCCAAGTCACGTATGAAGCTTTCCAGAAGAAATACCCGGACATAAAAGAGATTGCGGCATTCGGTTCTGCTACCAACAATACGGCACTCGATACACAAACGCAGATGGAAGCGATCTTGAAAAAGTATCCGAACAAAGGCGACATCACAGCAGTATGGGCGGCGTGGGATGAATTTGCCAAAGGGGCGACACGTGCCATTCAGCAAGCAGGCCGTACGGAAATCAAAGTATACTCCATCGATTTGAGCGATGAAGATCTGCAAATGATCCAGGCGGAAAACTCTCCGTGGACAGCGACGGCAGCGGTAGACCCATCCAATATCGGACGCATTCATGCACAAACCGTGTTCCAAAAAATCAAAGGCGAGCAAGTACCAGATAACGTGAAGCTGAATCCAGTGCTGGTGAAACAGGCAGACCTGCCGAAGGATAAAAAAGTAACGATGGGCGACCTGTCCCAATACGTAAAAGAGTGGGGCAAGTAA